The following coding sequences are from one Capsicum annuum cultivar UCD-10X-F1 chromosome 3, UCD10Xv1.1, whole genome shotgun sequence window:
- the LOC107865392 gene encoding uncharacterized protein LOC107865392: MTFVDLPKIGANRHPGVLDLDVALYSEKPTAITETSSDEEKSYYKHWDWSNRLCLIFMRMNIAGNIKTTLPKARNAKELLKIMDESSQTADKSLAGILMGTLTTMKFDGSRTMHDHVIEMTNIAARFKSLGMEVEQNFLVQFIINSLPSEYGPFQMNYNTMKDKWNVHELHVMLV; this comes from the exons ATGACATTTGTGGATCTCCCAAAG ATTGGTGCGAATAGACATCCTGGGGTCTTAGATCTTGATGTTGCACTTTACTCTGAGAAGCCAACTGCTATTACTGAAACTAGCagtgatgaagaaaagtcctattataAGCATTGGGATTGGTCTAACAGATTATGCTTAATATTCATGCGAATGAATATTGCGGGCAACATTAAGACTACTCTTCCCAAAGCTAGAAATGCAAAAGAACTTCTAAAAATTATGGATGAGTCTTCCCAAACTGCTGATAAGTCTCTTGCTGGGATActaatgggtactttgaccaccatgaagtttgatggttcacGTACTATGCATGACCATGTCATTGAAATGACAAACATAGCAGCAAGATTTAAGTCATTGGGAATGGAAGTGGAACAGAATTTCCTTGTGCAGTTCATCATCAACTCATTACCGTCTGAGTATGGTCCTTTTCAAATGAACTACAACACCATGAAAGACAAATGGAACGTGCATGAATTACATGTTATGCTAGTTTAA
- the LOC107865391 gene encoding uncharacterized protein LOC107865391, producing MVFFCFLVDRKRIMKKRKPVAGSCSRCNCSAHVADMCTLTRFCHIPFYWKSWKAIVCCFCGAILKSYTT from the coding sequence atggtgtttttttgttttctgGTGGATCGAAAGAGAATAATGAAAAAGCGTAAACCAGTAGCTGGTTCGTGTTCGAGATGCAACTGCAGTGCCCACGTAGCTGATATGTGTACTCTCACCAGATTTTGTCATATCCCTTTTTATTGGAAATCTTGGAAGGCTATTGTTTGTTGTTTCTGTGGTGCAATTCTCAAGTCTTACACAACATAA
- the LOC107863786 gene encoding uncharacterized mitochondrial protein AtMg00810-like: KNAFLNGDLHAEVYMTPPPGIDHQPGEVCRLRKALYGLKQAPRAWFEKFSTVITSLGFVPSNHDSALFVRCTSAGRILLSLYVDDMIITGDDHSGIELLKHDLAHRFAMKDLGLLRYFLGIEVAQSKKGYLLSQTKYISDLFTRARLSDNRTVDTPLEINARYSPSDGVPLSDPSLYRTIVGSLVYLTVTRPDIAHAVHVVSQFVTAPTSVHWGAVLRILRYLRGTQFQNLLFPSTSSLELRAYSDADWDGDRNDRKSTTGFCVFLGDSLISWKSKKQDVVSRSSTEAEYRAMAVTTCEIIWLRWLLADMGVHISMPTPLHCDNKSAVQIAKNSVFHERTKHIFVIVSLTSSGLAFYGGYKLFTGGKKEKKEEK; the protein is encoded by the exons aagaatgcttttttgaatggtgatctccacgcggaagtttatatgactcctcccccaggtattgaccaccagccaggtgaagtttgtcgacttcgaaaagctttatatggtctcaaacaagcccctcgtgcttggtttgagaaattctccactgttattacttcccttggatttgtcccgagtaaccatgattcagcattgtttgttagatgtacaagtgcagggcgaattctattgtccttatatgtagatgatatgattattactggtgatgatcatagtggtattgagttattgaagcatgatttggctcatcgatttgcaatgaaggacttgggcttgctgcgttattttctgggtattgaggtggctcagtctaagaaagggtatcttctttctcagactaagtatatatctgacttgtttacacgggcgcgtctttctgacaacaggactgtagatactccccttgaaatcaatgcacgttactctcctagtgatggtgttccattatcagatccgagtctttatcggactattgtgggtagtttggtttaccttacggttactcgtccagatatagcacatgcagttcatgttgttagccagtttgttactgctcctacttctgtgcactggggagctgtacttcgtattctaaggtatcttcgtggcactcagtttcagaatctcttgtttccctcgacgtcatctctcgagttgcgagcctatagtgatgctgattgggatggagatcgcaatgatcgtaaatccaccactggtttttgtgtgtttcttggagactctttaatctcgtggaagagcaagaaacaagatgttgtctctagatcttccacggaggctgagtatcgtgctatggctgtgactacatgtgagattatttggttacgttggcttcttgcagatatgggggttcacatttctatgcctactcccctgcattgtgataacaaaagtgcggtacaaattgcaaagaattctgtcttccatgagcgtacgaagcacatt TTTGTGATTGTCTCTCTTACTAGTTCGGGTTTGGCCTTCTATGGAGGTTATAAGCTCTTCACAGgaggaaagaaagagaagaaggaagag AAATGA